Sequence from the Pontibacter pudoricolor genome:
GCGGCCATTACCACGGCACCGAACAGGAAGATGTAGACAGGCTGATAAAGGATATGGAGATACTGCTGAAAGAACAACAGCATGAACAAAAGTAGACTTATAGTAAGTGTGTTTGGTGCACTGGCGCTTGCAACGCTTACACAATGCTTTACCGATAAACAGAACCAGGGCCAGAAACTATACGTGCAGCATTGCCAGAGCTGCCACATGGAGGATGGTTCCGGCCTGCGTGGCCTTATACCACCAATAGCCAAAGCTGATTACCTACAAACCCACCGCGACGAACTAGCCTGCCTTATCCGCAATGGCGCTGACGGCCCGATGGTAGTAAATGGCATTGAATACAACAAAGAAATGCCGGGCGTGCATACCCTTCGCGAAGACGAGATAACTAACCTGCTAAACTATATCCAGACTAACTTCGGCAACAAGAACAAACGTTATACAATGACCGAGGTGGAAGAAATGCTGGAAATCTGCCCGGTGCCACACGGAGAATAAGTTGTAGCTATAGTTTGGTAACGGAACATCACATGGTTTCAACTATACGAGATCACGGGATTAGCTTCAGGAATTTCATGTTGCTGTTTCGGACATCCCTGTCCGAAAATTTTCCTGCTGCGGACTTCCTAGTCCGCTTAATTGGGAAGATAATCTACGGGGATAAGGATATCGCGGGCAGATAGCATTCGGACTAAGAAGTCCGAATGAGCGGCGTGGCCTATATAATATGAGCGGCATTCTTATTAAAATCTAATAAAGAACTGCTCTAAGTTAAAACTTTACAAAAACACTGCAAAAGCAAAAAGCCCTGTAAATCAATGATTTACAGGGCTTTTTAGTGATCCCGTTTGGATTCGAACCAAAGACCTACTGCTTAGAAGGCAGTTGCTCTATCCAGCTGAGCTACGAGACCATGGTTACAGTAAGTTACTGTATCCTTTAAACAAAAAATTTCGGAATTGCTTCCGAAATTTTTAAGTCGGGGTGGCAGGATTCGAACCTACGACCTCCACATCCCAAATGTGGCGCGATACCGGGCTACGCTACACCCCGAACTATGCTTTCAACTCCGGTAAACACTTGCGTGTTGTTATTGTTGAACGCGGTGCAAAAGTAAGAGAAGTTTTTAAACTGTCAAACAAATTTTAAAAATATTTCTCTTGCGGAGGAGGGGGGATTCGAACCCCCGGTACCGTTACCAGTACGGCAGTTTAGCAAACTGCTGGTTTCAGCCACTCACCCACCCCTCCGGGGCTCTTTCTGCTAAAGAGTATGCAAACTTACAAAAACTTTACGACCGCGCAATAGCCTCTCCCAAATTTTAAACACCTTTTTCAGCCAAATTAACCTGCCTCCTCCCCCAGCTTCGGCTTAAGTAATTGATACTAAATCAGCTTGCCATTATCCTACTGGCAAAAGTTTTTTCGGCCCGGGTACAAAAAACTTTTAAAAGTGCGTTTCTGAGGCTAAAAGTGCATAGTTACAGGCTGCAGTTAATTCTTATCTTTGTAACTGGCGTGGCTATAGTTTAGTGCAAATTATAATAACGGGCCGCTTTTTTAACACAATCATGACCTGGTACCAGACCATCACCCTGCTCGAGATCCTGTTCGGTGCGCTCTTTTTTGGGCTGTACGCAGGCTACCTGTGGCGTGTGCGTCGCATAGCACATTTCTTTGGGCAGCGGCCGCATGGGGTCTGGGTTAAGTTTGTGCTGCGCCATCTTTACCTTATCCTGATAGTTATAGCTATTCTGGGGCCATCGTTCGGCGCCATGAAAAAAGAGATCAGAACGATAGGCAAGGACCTGTACATTGCTGTGGATCTTTCAGCCTCTATGAATGCTACCGACGTGCAGCCTACACGACTCGAAAAATCAAAACAGGAAATTCAGCGCCTGATCACGCGTTTCAACTCCGACCGGATGGGATTGATGATCTTCGGGGATGATGCCTATATACAAAGTCCGCTTACCTACGATCAGAATGCCCTGCAACTATACACCCGCACGCTAAATACAAACCTGCTGCCAAACACCGGTACAAACTATGAGCCTGTACTGCAACTGGCCCTCGAAAAGTTCGGGCAACTTGGTAACAGTCCTGCGGCTGAGCAAAAAGCCCGTGTACTGGTACTGATAAGCGATGGCGAGGATTTTGGAGATCAGGTAGAGCAATTGGCCGAACAGCTTCGCGAGCAGAATATAAGAGTATTTGCGCTTGGCGTGGGAACCACAGAAGGCAGCCGCATACCGGTAGGCAACACGTATAAGCGCGACAACGACGGCAATATAGTTACTACAAAACTGAACCCGGAGCCGCTTGTTAAACTGGCAGAACTTACCAATGGGCAATACTTTGAGGTAAATGACCGGGTAAGTGAAA
This genomic interval carries:
- a CDS encoding VWA domain-containing protein; the encoded protein is MTWYQTITLLEILFGALFFGLYAGYLWRVRRIAHFFGQRPHGVWVKFVLRHLYLILIVIAILGPSFGAMKKEIRTIGKDLYIAVDLSASMNATDVQPTRLEKSKQEIQRLITRFNSDRMGLMIFGDDAYIQSPLTYDQNALQLYTRTLNTNLLPNTGTNYEPVLQLALEKFGQLGNSPAAEQKARVLVLISDGEDFGDQVEQLAEQLREQNIRVFALGVGTTEGSRIPVGNTYKRDNDGNIVTTKLNPEPLVKLAELTNGQYFEVNDRVSEISRLVSAINNIEGELRESKTIDVTANKYVYPLALALLLILLDALLTIKIVRI
- a CDS encoding c-type cytochrome encodes the protein MNKSRLIVSVFGALALATLTQCFTDKQNQGQKLYVQHCQSCHMEDGSGLRGLIPPIAKADYLQTHRDELACLIRNGADGPMVVNGIEYNKEMPGVHTLREDEITNLLNYIQTNFGNKNKRYTMTEVEEMLEICPVPHGE